The DNA window CCATCTCAGCCAGCTCCTGCTTTCCCACGACAACTGCTTCCGCTCCCATCTCGTGGGCTACGGGGGGAACGGCTTCGCCTACATCCCGACCCGATTCGTCTCCCTGCTCAAGGACGCCGGCCTATCCGACGAGCAACTCCACGTGCTCCTGGTCGAGAACCCGCGCCGCCTGCTCACCGGCGAACGCTGAGCCCGGCCGGCCTGTGGACGTCTCGACCTTCACCCTCCTCGACGACGGCCGGCCGGTCGAGGTGCCCGCCCGGCTCGGAGGCGAGCACGTGCGCCTCACCCCCGCAGCCGTCGAGCGGGCCCTGGGCTGGAGTCTCCGGCCCGAAGGACTGTGTCGGGGCACCGCCTGCATCCCGCTGCCGGCGGGCTCGCCGGCGGCCGATCCCGACGGGCTCGACCTGGCCGAGCTGGCGGCACTCCTCGCGCGGCCGCTCGCCCTCGACGTCCAGGAGCGCGCGGCCTACCTCGGCGTGGCGGCGCCCCAGCGAAGCGCCGCGCTCGCCTCGCTCGAGGCGCCCGACTTCGCGCTCCCCGACCTCGGGGGCCGGCTCCACCGGCTCTCCGAGCACCGCGGGGCCAAGGTGCTCCTCGTCGCCTACGCGTCGTGGTGAGGGTGCCGCCTGGACCTGCCGGTCTGGCAGGCCACCTACGAGGAGCTCCGGGGCTACGGCTTCACCGTGATCACGGTCGCGCTCGACAAGAGCCCCGAGGATGCGCGCCCCTGGATCGAGGCGGCCCGGCCGTCGCACCCCTCGCTGATCGACACCGCCCACCACCTGGCCGACCTCTACAACATCGTCAACGTCCCCACCGTGCTCTGGATCGACGAGCGCGGCCGCATCGTCCGGCCGAACGACGTCGCCTTCGGGAGCGACACCTTCCGACACCTGACGGGACTCGACGCCCAGCGGCACCTCCAGGCGCTGCGCGCCTGGGTCCGCGGGGAGGCGGCCCCGCGGCCCGACGCCGAGGTGCGCGCCCTCCAGTCGCTCCCGACGCCGGCGGACCAGGAGGCGCGGGCCGAGTTCGGTCTCGGCCGGTGGCTTCACGAGCAGGGCCGCCCGGAGGCCGCCGCCCGGCACTTCGAGCGGGGCGGGGAGCTGGCCCCGCACGACTTCACGATCCGCCGCGGGACGATGCCCATGCGCGGGATCGACCCCATGGGCCCGGAGTTCCGGGCGATGTGGGCGGCGTGGGCCG is part of the Candidatus Methylomirabilota bacterium genome and encodes:
- a CDS encoding TlpA disulfide reductase family protein, with product MPARLGGEHVRLTPAAVERALGWSLRPEGLCRGTACIPLPAGSPAADPDGLDLAELAALLARPLALDVQERAAYLGVAAPQRSAALASLEAPDFALPDLGGRLHRLSEHRGAKVLLVAYASWUGCRLDLPVWQATYEELRGYGFTVITVALDKSPEDARPWIEAARPSHPSLIDTAHHLADLYNIVNVPTVLWIDERGRIVRPNDVAFGSDTFRHLTGLDAQRHLQALRAWVRGEAAPRPDAEVRALQSLPTPADQEARAEFGLGRWLHEQGRPEAAARHFERGGELAPHDFTIRRGTMPMRGIDPMGPEFRAMWAAWAAAGHSYYRPLPDTGGSLA